ATTCGGGTTTTTACTATGACCTTGATACTGGAGAAGGTTCCGAGAATCTGACAGTTCAGCTCAGTGAGGGCAGTAGGACAATTGGAGAAGGGAACCTGCGGTATGAAACCGTGCCCATACAAACGGCTTTTGAATACACCGATTGGGGTTCTTATGAGGTTATAGGATTTATGGCAGAGCGCTACTTTGCAGGGTACAATGCAAACTCAAGCTTTGCAGATGGTGAGATCAGCGTTATCTCTGATGGACAACTTTCAAAGATTCTGATCGATTCCGATGATAGGAGATCGCTATACACAGGTTCTTCTCTCATTCTTGAGGAAGGATATTCCCTGAACATAGTTGAGGTTGATATAAACGGAGATACTGTATGGGTACAGCTTGAAAAGGACGGCAACATAATCGATAATGCTTTCCTGTCTTCCAATGACGATTATGTGTATACTACTGAACTAGGGGATGTAGAAGATGTGCCCATAATTGCAGTCCATTTCGACCAGATTTTCAGCGGCAGAGAAACCAATGCGGTTTTCGTGGAAGGGATTTTCCAGATCTCTGACCAGTATGTGCAAATCCGGAATGGAGATGAGTTCGGAAAAATGGAGGTAAGTTCCACCTCAAGCTCAGGCATAAGAATGAGAAACAGTGACTCTATCACACTTAGAAGGGGTGATACCATTGATATCATGGGTAAACTGAGCTTTGTTGTCGCTGATGCCGATGATCTTCGTTTTGCCCCAATTGTCGAAATCTCAGAGCCCGGAACCTATGAGTTAAGGGGAACAGTACACGATGACAGGTTTAACACTATGGCCTGGACGCCTTTTAACTTCGAAGGTTTCTACTATAATATCGACGAAAATGTCTCAACTGAAAGCCTTGTCATTGAAGAACTCGATGGCAGGACAATTGATGACGGAGCTCTCGTCTATTCTACAAGACCAGCACGCGTTGAGTTTGAATATGAAAACTGGGGGAGCTATGAAGTTATCGGCTTCATGGCAGAGAAGTATTTTGCAGGATATCCTGAAGACACTCTTGGTAACTCAAACAGCGTAAGTATACTTTCTGAAAATATCCTTTCAAAGGTTCTTATTGACGATGATGATAAAAGATCCCTGTTTACTGGTTCTTCTTTAGTCCTTGAAAACGGTTATTCCCTCGAAGCAGCTGAGGTTGACGTTAACGGGAAAAGAGTACTCTTCAACCTTTATAAGGACGGAGAACTGCTGGACTCGGGAATAATTCCCTCAAACGGGGATTATATCTATGAAGCCGATATCGGAGGCGCTGAAAATGTCCCTATCATTGCAGCCCATGTAAGCACAGTCTTCCGTTCCCGTGAGACCGATGCCGTGTTTGTGGAAGGGATATTCCAGATCTCGGACGATTATATCGAAATTTCCGAGGGTGACTCCTTCGGCGAAATGGAGATAAGCTCAATTTCCGATTCTGGCATTACAATGAGAAACGAGAACCCAATCTCCCTTTCAAGAGATAAGGTTGTTGATCTGATGGGCAATGTCAAATTCAGGGTCGCTGATGCTTCAGTCCTGCGCTTTTACCCCTTTGTTGAAGTCGAGATCGAGGAAGGAGATCAACTGAATATCGAAATGCCAGATGTCCTTGAGGTCGGGAGACAAGCTAATATCACGGTAACTGCGAGAAACGTGTCTGTCGGTGATGTTGAAGTCTTTGTCGGAAATGAAAGAATAGGCACTACCGGCGATGATGGCAATCTGACTTTTACGCCGAGCAGAGAAGGCAGCTTCACTGTGACAGCAAATCGGGAAGGGTATGTTTCCGGGAGTAAGGATATTGATGTTGTCGCACAGGGAGTCCTGAAACTTCTGATTTCAGTCTCACCTGAAACTGTCCGGGAAGGAGATCAGATCAGCATAATGGTTACGGACTCCGTAGAAAACCAGCCTGTTGCAGGAGCGGATGTCTTCTTCGGCGGGCAA
The Methanosarcina thermophila TM-1 genome window above contains:
- a CDS encoding S-layer protein domain-containing protein; this encodes MGIKTYTKILCLFLLLGLLSVNVAAQVSDSAGNRIWDENANQNLTYTWTPQTYSGFYYDLDTGEGSENLTVQLSEGSRTIGEGNLRYETVPIQTAFEYTDWGSYEVIGFMAERYFAGYNANSSFADGEISVISDGQLSKILIDSDDRRSLYTGSSLILEEGYSLNIVEVDINGDTVWVQLEKDGNIIDNAFLSSNDDYVYTTELGDVEDVPIIAVHFDQIFSGRETNAVFVEGIFQISDQYVQIRNGDEFGKMEVSSTSSSGIRMRNSDSITLRRGDTIDIMGKLSFVVADADDLRFAPIVEISEPGTYELRGTVHDDRFNTMAWTPFNFEGFYYNIDENVSTESLVIEELDGRTIDDGALVYSTRPARVEFEYENWGSYEVIGFMAEKYFAGYPEDTLGNSNSVSILSENILSKVLIDDDDKRSLFTGSSLVLENGYSLEAAEVDVNGKRVLFNLYKDGELLDSGIIPSNGDYIYEADIGGAENVPIIAAHVSTVFRSRETDAVFVEGIFQISDDYIEISEGDSFGEMEISSISDSGITMRNENPISLSRDKVVDLMGNVKFRVADASVLRFYPFVEVEIEEGDQLNIEMPDVLEVGRQANITVTARNVSVGDVEVFVGNERIGTTGDDGNLTFTPSREGSFTVTANREGYVSGSKDIDVVAQGVLKLLISVSPETVREGDQISIMVTDSVENQPVAGADVFFGGQRIAEQTNSNGTVSYWVTAPGTYMINATKEGYEEGEIVIEVIENAPQFTFSNLTVEPASVEAGNPVNIRVDVTNTGNVAGETQVDLLVNNEPVDSENITLSPNESTAVEFSHTEDEPGTYTIEVGGQTESYEVTEEAPFLSGIATLGILATAFVVLRKRRK